Proteins from a single region of Coregonus clupeaformis isolate EN_2021a chromosome 19, ASM2061545v1, whole genome shotgun sequence:
- the LOC121532046 gene encoding ceramide kinase isoform X2 encodes MEKQPRLLASQLLLKNSFFEVSLNGVLLTWKEIPTKKKRVSGGIHYPFKVGTSHSVSVSEILAVRELDVDSKTKDDGRWQKMPQKSTEAYPYAFTVSYVERAWQHRWRCSDVTFHCLEGALCQQWVQTIRGQLAALTSRPKHLLVYINPYGGKQQGKCIYEQKVAPLFTCASISTDVIVTEHANHARDHLRTEAELKQYDGVVCVGGDGMFSEIVHGLVSRTQRDNGVDQNSPEEKLVPCTLRIGIIPAGSTDCICYATVGINDPVTSALHIIVGDAQPMDVCSVHHNNTFLRYSVSLLGYGFYGDVLADSERKRWMGPARYDFSGFKTFLTHHYYEGTVSFLPATDILGTPRDKTRCRAGCFICQHNGQLYSEDAPEICKTDPDVSDSEYEGGWRVIRGKFLAINAASMSCACPRSPKGLSPAAHLADGTTDLILVRKCSRFNFLRHLLRHTSKYDQFDMTFVEVHRVRRFHFTPRHCQSDSELDLRENGKRLFSQICRDHPACSCSPAYSSWNCDGEILPHAAIEVGVHCQLIKLFARGIEEQPVFEDLANPCAI; translated from the exons GTACCAGCCACAGTGTGTCAGTGTCTGAGATCCTAGCAGTCAGGGAGCTCGATGTGGACAGCAAGACGAAAGATGACGGCAGGTGGCAGAAAATGCCTCAGAAATCGACTGAGGCCTATCCATATGCATTCACAG TGTCCTATGTGGAGAGAGCCTGGCAGCACCGCTGGCGGTGTAGTGACGTCACCTTCCACTGTCTAGAGGGGGCACTGTGTCAGCAGTGGGTCCAGACCATCAGAGGGCAGCTCGCAGCACTGA CCAGCAGACCCAAGCATTTGCTGGTGTACATCAACCCCTATGGGGGCAAGCAGCAAGGCAAGTGCATTTACGAGCAGAAAGTCGCCCCTCTCTTCACCTGTGCCTCCATCTCCACGGACGTGATTG TTACAGAGCATGCCAATCATGCCAGGGACCACCTGAGGACAGAGGCTGAGTTGAAGCAATATGATGG agtggtgtgtgtgggcGGGGACGGCATGTTCAGTGAGATAGTTCATGGCCTGGTCTCCCGGACCCAGAGGGACAACGGcgtggaccagaacagcccggagGAGAAGCTGGTACCCTGCACTCTGCGCATCGGCATTATACCCGCAG GTTCGACGGACTGCATCTGCTATGCAACTGTAGGCATCAATGATCCTGTGACCTCAGCCTTACACATCATAGTGG GAGATGCCCAGCCAATGGACGTGTGCTCGGTCCATCACAACAACACATTCCTGAGGTACTCTGTGTCCCTGCTTGGGTACGGTTTCTATGGCGACGTGCTGGCAGACAGCGAGAGGAAACGATGGATGGGACCAGCCAGATACGACTTTTCAG GTTTTAAGACGTTTCTCACACATCACTACTATGAAGGGACTGTGTCTTTTCTACCAGCAACTGACATACTGGGAACACCACGAGACAAGACCAGGTGTAGAGCTGG GTGCTTCATATGCCAACACAACGGACAGCTGTATTCCGAGGACGCCCCAGAGATTTGCAAGACTGATCCAGATGTCTCAGACAGTG AATACGAAGGGGGATGGCGGGTGATCAGAGGGAAATTCCTGGCCATCAACGCGGCCAGTATGAGCTGTGCCTGTCCCCGTAGCCCCAAGGGCCTGTCCCCCGCCGCCCACCTCGCTGACGGCACCACCGACCTCATCCTCGTGCGCAAGTGCTCCCGATTCAACTTCCTGCGCCACCTGCTACGCCACACCAGCAAATACGACCAG TTTGACATGACCTTTGTAGAAGTGCACCGTGTGCGGCGTTTCCACTTCACGCCGCGCCACTGCCAGAGCGACTCAGAGCTGGACCTGAGGGAGAACGGCAAGCGGCTTTTCAGCCAGATCTGCCGAGACCACCCGGCCTGCAGCTGCAGCCCTGCCTACAGCAGCTGGAACTGTGACGGCGAGATCCTCCCCCATGCAGCCATTGAAGTCGG AGTGCACTGCCAGTTGATCAAGCTGTTTGCGCGAGGGATCGAAGAGCAGCCTGTGTTTGAGGACCTTGCCAACCCGTGTGCAATATAG
- the LOC121532046 gene encoding ceramide kinase isoform X1, which produces MEKQPRLLASQLLLKNSFFEVSLNGVLLTWKEIPTKKKRVSGGIHYPFKVGFCFPKFHRRGKGESGTSHSVSVSEILAVRELDVDSKTKDDGRWQKMPQKSTEAYPYAFTVSYVERAWQHRWRCSDVTFHCLEGALCQQWVQTIRGQLAALTSRPKHLLVYINPYGGKQQGKCIYEQKVAPLFTCASISTDVIVTEHANHARDHLRTEAELKQYDGVVCVGGDGMFSEIVHGLVSRTQRDNGVDQNSPEEKLVPCTLRIGIIPAGSTDCICYATVGINDPVTSALHIIVGDAQPMDVCSVHHNNTFLRYSVSLLGYGFYGDVLADSERKRWMGPARYDFSGFKTFLTHHYYEGTVSFLPATDILGTPRDKTRCRAGCFICQHNGQLYSEDAPEICKTDPDVSDSEYEGGWRVIRGKFLAINAASMSCACPRSPKGLSPAAHLADGTTDLILVRKCSRFNFLRHLLRHTSKYDQFDMTFVEVHRVRRFHFTPRHCQSDSELDLRENGKRLFSQICRDHPACSCSPAYSSWNCDGEILPHAAIEVGVHCQLIKLFARGIEEQPVFEDLANPCAI; this is translated from the exons GTTTCTGTTTTCCTAAGTTTCACCGCAGAGGCAAAGGAGAGTCAG GTACCAGCCACAGTGTGTCAGTGTCTGAGATCCTAGCAGTCAGGGAGCTCGATGTGGACAGCAAGACGAAAGATGACGGCAGGTGGCAGAAAATGCCTCAGAAATCGACTGAGGCCTATCCATATGCATTCACAG TGTCCTATGTGGAGAGAGCCTGGCAGCACCGCTGGCGGTGTAGTGACGTCACCTTCCACTGTCTAGAGGGGGCACTGTGTCAGCAGTGGGTCCAGACCATCAGAGGGCAGCTCGCAGCACTGA CCAGCAGACCCAAGCATTTGCTGGTGTACATCAACCCCTATGGGGGCAAGCAGCAAGGCAAGTGCATTTACGAGCAGAAAGTCGCCCCTCTCTTCACCTGTGCCTCCATCTCCACGGACGTGATTG TTACAGAGCATGCCAATCATGCCAGGGACCACCTGAGGACAGAGGCTGAGTTGAAGCAATATGATGG agtggtgtgtgtgggcGGGGACGGCATGTTCAGTGAGATAGTTCATGGCCTGGTCTCCCGGACCCAGAGGGACAACGGcgtggaccagaacagcccggagGAGAAGCTGGTACCCTGCACTCTGCGCATCGGCATTATACCCGCAG GTTCGACGGACTGCATCTGCTATGCAACTGTAGGCATCAATGATCCTGTGACCTCAGCCTTACACATCATAGTGG GAGATGCCCAGCCAATGGACGTGTGCTCGGTCCATCACAACAACACATTCCTGAGGTACTCTGTGTCCCTGCTTGGGTACGGTTTCTATGGCGACGTGCTGGCAGACAGCGAGAGGAAACGATGGATGGGACCAGCCAGATACGACTTTTCAG GTTTTAAGACGTTTCTCACACATCACTACTATGAAGGGACTGTGTCTTTTCTACCAGCAACTGACATACTGGGAACACCACGAGACAAGACCAGGTGTAGAGCTGG GTGCTTCATATGCCAACACAACGGACAGCTGTATTCCGAGGACGCCCCAGAGATTTGCAAGACTGATCCAGATGTCTCAGACAGTG AATACGAAGGGGGATGGCGGGTGATCAGAGGGAAATTCCTGGCCATCAACGCGGCCAGTATGAGCTGTGCCTGTCCCCGTAGCCCCAAGGGCCTGTCCCCCGCCGCCCACCTCGCTGACGGCACCACCGACCTCATCCTCGTGCGCAAGTGCTCCCGATTCAACTTCCTGCGCCACCTGCTACGCCACACCAGCAAATACGACCAG TTTGACATGACCTTTGTAGAAGTGCACCGTGTGCGGCGTTTCCACTTCACGCCGCGCCACTGCCAGAGCGACTCAGAGCTGGACCTGAGGGAGAACGGCAAGCGGCTTTTCAGCCAGATCTGCCGAGACCACCCGGCCTGCAGCTGCAGCCCTGCCTACAGCAGCTGGAACTGTGACGGCGAGATCCTCCCCCATGCAGCCATTGAAGTCGG AGTGCACTGCCAGTTGATCAAGCTGTTTGCGCGAGGGATCGAAGAGCAGCCTGTGTTTGAGGACCTTGCCAACCCGTGTGCAATATAG
- the LOC121532046 gene encoding ceramide kinase isoform X3, translating into MARNLASEFFFMSWLTFFITSNGTSHSVSVSEILAVRELDVDSKTKDDGRWQKMPQKSTEAYPYAFTVSYVERAWQHRWRCSDVTFHCLEGALCQQWVQTIRGQLAALTSRPKHLLVYINPYGGKQQGKCIYEQKVAPLFTCASISTDVIVTEHANHARDHLRTEAELKQYDGVVCVGGDGMFSEIVHGLVSRTQRDNGVDQNSPEEKLVPCTLRIGIIPAGSTDCICYATVGINDPVTSALHIIVGDAQPMDVCSVHHNNTFLRYSVSLLGYGFYGDVLADSERKRWMGPARYDFSGFKTFLTHHYYEGTVSFLPATDILGTPRDKTRCRAGCFICQHNGQLYSEDAPEICKTDPDVSDSEYEGGWRVIRGKFLAINAASMSCACPRSPKGLSPAAHLADGTTDLILVRKCSRFNFLRHLLRHTSKYDQFDMTFVEVHRVRRFHFTPRHCQSDSELDLRENGKRLFSQICRDHPACSCSPAYSSWNCDGEILPHAAIEVGVHCQLIKLFARGIEEQPVFEDLANPCAI; encoded by the exons GTACCAGCCACAGTGTGTCAGTGTCTGAGATCCTAGCAGTCAGGGAGCTCGATGTGGACAGCAAGACGAAAGATGACGGCAGGTGGCAGAAAATGCCTCAGAAATCGACTGAGGCCTATCCATATGCATTCACAG TGTCCTATGTGGAGAGAGCCTGGCAGCACCGCTGGCGGTGTAGTGACGTCACCTTCCACTGTCTAGAGGGGGCACTGTGTCAGCAGTGGGTCCAGACCATCAGAGGGCAGCTCGCAGCACTGA CCAGCAGACCCAAGCATTTGCTGGTGTACATCAACCCCTATGGGGGCAAGCAGCAAGGCAAGTGCATTTACGAGCAGAAAGTCGCCCCTCTCTTCACCTGTGCCTCCATCTCCACGGACGTGATTG TTACAGAGCATGCCAATCATGCCAGGGACCACCTGAGGACAGAGGCTGAGTTGAAGCAATATGATGG agtggtgtgtgtgggcGGGGACGGCATGTTCAGTGAGATAGTTCATGGCCTGGTCTCCCGGACCCAGAGGGACAACGGcgtggaccagaacagcccggagGAGAAGCTGGTACCCTGCACTCTGCGCATCGGCATTATACCCGCAG GTTCGACGGACTGCATCTGCTATGCAACTGTAGGCATCAATGATCCTGTGACCTCAGCCTTACACATCATAGTGG GAGATGCCCAGCCAATGGACGTGTGCTCGGTCCATCACAACAACACATTCCTGAGGTACTCTGTGTCCCTGCTTGGGTACGGTTTCTATGGCGACGTGCTGGCAGACAGCGAGAGGAAACGATGGATGGGACCAGCCAGATACGACTTTTCAG GTTTTAAGACGTTTCTCACACATCACTACTATGAAGGGACTGTGTCTTTTCTACCAGCAACTGACATACTGGGAACACCACGAGACAAGACCAGGTGTAGAGCTGG GTGCTTCATATGCCAACACAACGGACAGCTGTATTCCGAGGACGCCCCAGAGATTTGCAAGACTGATCCAGATGTCTCAGACAGTG AATACGAAGGGGGATGGCGGGTGATCAGAGGGAAATTCCTGGCCATCAACGCGGCCAGTATGAGCTGTGCCTGTCCCCGTAGCCCCAAGGGCCTGTCCCCCGCCGCCCACCTCGCTGACGGCACCACCGACCTCATCCTCGTGCGCAAGTGCTCCCGATTCAACTTCCTGCGCCACCTGCTACGCCACACCAGCAAATACGACCAG TTTGACATGACCTTTGTAGAAGTGCACCGTGTGCGGCGTTTCCACTTCACGCCGCGCCACTGCCAGAGCGACTCAGAGCTGGACCTGAGGGAGAACGGCAAGCGGCTTTTCAGCCAGATCTGCCGAGACCACCCGGCCTGCAGCTGCAGCCCTGCCTACAGCAGCTGGAACTGTGACGGCGAGATCCTCCCCCATGCAGCCATTGAAGTCGG AGTGCACTGCCAGTTGATCAAGCTGTTTGCGCGAGGGATCGAAGAGCAGCCTGTGTTTGAGGACCTTGCCAACCCGTGTGCAATATAG